A stretch of Cicer arietinum cultivar CDC Frontier isolate Library 1 chromosome 5, Cicar.CDCFrontier_v2.0, whole genome shotgun sequence DNA encodes these proteins:
- the LOC140920336 gene encoding disease resistance protein UNI-like yields the protein MVSCLTDLAKTYVEKLINGVIAESRHVFCFTCIAKEFEEEKSRLEVERKTLEQRAKVATGRDEDIRANVRFWEDEVEKLIQEDIKTKQTCFFGFCPDCIWRYKRGKQLANKMEEIKRLTEKGEKLENIELPRRLPDVERYSSEDYIRFEGRESKYKELFDALKDDKNYITGLQGMGGTGKTTLAKELGKELKKSEQFAHVIDTTVSFTPDIKKIQDDIAGPLGLKLENCNDSDRPKKLWSRLTNGEKILIIMDDVWDRDPPLDFDVIGIPKRDNHKGCKVLITTRSKRILNKMSCDKKIELEILSDEDAWIMFKRYVGINNSSSKNLISKGQKITKECKGLPVAIAVIASSLKGQQLRKHEWDATLKSLKKPVSMHGVDEDMAGIYKCLKFSYDYMKDEKAKRLFLLSSIFPEDKEISVEILTRLGIGTGLFGEDYGRYDDTRNQVVVAKNKLIDSCLLLDVGERHVKMHDLVRDAAQWIANKEIRGVNLSIKDQKLLVQKEINIKYLLCEGKDMDLFSCKFECSKLEILIVDIDRDESHKCMEVPNSFFKNIVKLRVLYFTGNEEQPLSLPQSIQSLTNIRSLLVDKVDLGDISVLGKLESLETLDLVSCTINELPFEITKLGKFKLLNLDNCEIRRNNPFEVIEKCSSLEELYFIESFNGFCREIAIPELQRYRICNNWDIMNYSQSRYLSFCASDDASVFSEATFKYFMRTTEFLRLIGIKRGWRNLMPEIVPIGQGMDDLVELRLSCISQLQCLIDSIGSQVPSLLSKLVVLELDTMENLEELFNGSLSFDSLKNLEMLSMKQCKKFKRLFNCTLNLCNLKTLILEKCPMLVSLFPLMSWNLVQLEKLEISECEELKNIIDVKREEESREEIDVGDNDNKRHGSIFPKLKVLDIEGCHRLESILPFLSSQDFPVLEAILIRKCDELKYIFSQYQHVELKSLKKMLLCQLPNFIDFFPKCYDSMSSPVNESYSTPRDGFKEQIQLDPIKLEFINV from the coding sequence ATGGTGAGTTGCTTGACTGATTTGGCGAAGACATATGTGGAGAAATTGATAAATGGGGTAATAGCAGAATCACGTCATGTATTTTGCTTCACATGCATTGCTAAGGAATTCGAAGAAGAAAAATCTAGGTTGGAAGTAGAAAGAAAAACTTTGGAGCAACGTGCTAAAGTGGCAACAGGAAGAGATGAAGATATTCGAGCCAATGTTCGTTTCTGGGAAGACGAAGTTGAAAAGCTCATTCAAGAGgacatcaaaacaaaacaaacatgtttttttggattttgtCCTGATTGCATATGGCGATATAAAAGGGGAAAACAGTTGGCAAATAAGATGGAGGAGATTAAACGATTAACAGAAAAGGGAGAGAAACTTGAAAACATTGAACTCCCTCGCCGTCTTCCAGATGTTGAACGTTATTCATCCGAAGATTACATTCGTTTTGAAGGCagagagtcaaaatacaaagagCTGTTTGATGCACTAAAAGATGACAAGAACTATATAACCGGATTGCAAGGGATGGGGGGAACTGGAAAAACTACATTGGCCAAAGAATTGGGTAAAGAACTAAAGAAATCTGAACAATTCGCACATGTCATTGATACAACAGTGTCATTTACTCCTGATATAAAAAAGATTCAAGATGATATTGCTGGACCTTTAGGATTGAAATTGGAGAACTGTAACGACTCAGATCGACCCAAAAAACTCTGGAGCAGATTAACAAATGGTGAGAAAATTCTTATAATAATGGATGATGTGTGGGATCGAGACCCCCCTCTTGATTTTGATGTAATAGGAATTCCAAAACGAGACAATCACAAAGGTTGCAAAGTTCTTATAACCACACGCAGTAAacgaatattaaataaaatgagttgTGATAAGAAAATTGAATTGGAGATTTTATCTGACGAAGACGCATGGATCATGTTCAAAAGGTATGTCGGTATAAACAATAgttcttcaaaaaatttgatcagtAAGGGACAAAAAATTACTAAGGAATGCAAAGGATTACCAGTTGCAATTGCAGTCATTGCCAGCAGTTTAAAGGGCCAACAACTTCGCAAGCATGAGTGGGATGCGACCTTGAAATCCTTGAAGAAGCCTGTGTCCATGCATGGTGTTGATGAAGATATGGCTGGAATTTATAAATGTTTGAAGTTTAGCTATGATTATATGAAGGATGAAAAAGCCAAGCGATTGTTCCTCTTATCTTCTATATTCCCAGAAGATAAAGAAATTTCTGTTGAAATTCTAACTAGACTTGGCATTGGAACGGGCCTTTTTGGGGAAGATTATGGCCGCTACGATGATACTCGAAACCAAGTAGTTGTTGCCAAAAATAAACTCATAGATTCTTGTTTGTTGTTGGATGTCGGTGAAAGACATGTAAAAATGCATGATTTAGTTCGTGATGCGGCTCAATGGATAGCGAACAAAGAGATTCGGGGTGTAAATTTATCTATCAAAGATCAAAAGTTATTGgttcaaaaagaaataaatattaaatatttattatgtgaaGGGAAGGACATGGATTTGTTTTCTTGTAAATTTGAGTGTTCAAAACTTGAGATTCTAATTGTCGATATAGATAGAGATGAAAGCCATAAATGTATGGAAGTCccaaattctttttttaaaaatattgtcaagcTTCGAGTTTTATACTTTACAGGTAATGAAGAACAACCTCTATCATTACCACAATCAATTCAGTCATTGACGAATATTCGATCTTTGTTGGTTGATAAAGTGGATTTAGGTGACATCTCTGTTTTGGGAAAGCTGGAAAGTCTTGAGACTCTTGATTTGGTGTCCTGCACAATCAATGAATTGCCATTCGAAATTACAAAATTGggaaaatttaaattgttgaaCTTGGATAATTGTGAAATTCGAAGGAATAATCCATTTGAGGTCATTGAAAAATGCTCATCACTTGAAGAGTTATATTTCATAGAGAGTTTTAACGGTTTTTGTCGAGAAATAGCCATACCTGAGTTGCAAAGGTATCGTATTTGTAACAACTGGGATATAATGAATTATTCACAATCAAGGTATTTGAGTTTTTGTGCTAGTGATGATGCATCTGTTTTTTCAGAAGCAACGTTCAAGTATTTCATGCGAACAACAGAGTTTCTTCGACTAATAGGAATTAAGAGGGGATGGAGAAATCTCATGCCTGAGATTGTTCCTATAGGTCAAGGTATGGATGATCTTGTTGAGCTTCGCTTGAGTTGTATTTCACAGTTACAGTGTCTCATTGACTCTATTGGTTCTCAAGTACCAAGTCTTTTGTCCAAGTTGGTTGTACTAGAATTGGATACGATGGAAAATTTGGAAGAACTATTCAATGGTTCCTTATCCTTTGACTCTTTGAAGAATTTAGAGATGCTATCAATGAAGcagtgtaaaaaatttaaaagattgtttaaTTGCACGCTAAATCTCTGCAATCTGAAGACCTTGATACTGGAGAAATGCCCAATGTTGGTTTCCCTATTTCCATTGATGTCTTGGAATCTGGTGCAGCTAGAGAAATTGGAAATATCTGAATGTGAGGAATTGAAAAACATAATAGATGTAAAAAGAGAGGAGGAATCAAGAGAAGAAATAGATGTTGGTGATAATGATAACAAGAGGCATGGCTCGatttttccaaaattaaaaGTTCTTGATATTGAGGGATGTCACCGATTAGAATCGATACTTCCCTTCCTCTCTTCTCAAGATTTTCCAGTACTAGAAGCTATCTTAATAAGAAAATGTGATGAGCTGAAATACATATTTAGCCAATACCAACATGTTGAACTCAAGTCACTAAAAAAAATGCTGCTCTGTCAATTACCAAATTTCATAGACTTTTTTCCAAAATGCTATGATTCCATGTCTTCGCCTGTGAATGAGTCATATTCCACTCCCAGAGATGGTTTCAAGGAACAAATACAATTGGACCCTATCAAATTGGAATTTATAAATGTTTGA
- the LOC101504500 gene encoding uncharacterized protein isoform X1 yields MKDEKAKRLFLLSSIFPEDKEISVEILTRLGIGTGLFGEDYGRYDDTRNQVVVAKNKLIDSCLLLDVGERHVKMHDLVRDAAQWIANKEIRGVNLSIKDQKLLVQKEINIKYLLCEGKDMDLFSCKFECSKLEILIVDIDRDESHKCMEVPNSFFKNIVKLRVLYFTGNEEQPLSLPQSIQSLTNIRSLLVDKVDLGDISVLGKLESLETLDLVSCTINELPFEITKLGKFKLLNLDNCEIRRNNPFEVIEKCSSLEELYFIESFNGFCREIAIPELQRYRICNNWDIMNYSQSRYLSFCASDDASVFSEATFKYFMRTTEFLRLIGIKRGWRNLMPEIVPIGQGMDDLVELRLSCISQLQCLIDSIGSQVPSLLSKLVVLELDTMENLEELFNGSLSFDSLKNLEMLSMKQCKKFKRLFNCTLNLCNLKTLILEKCPMLVSLFPLMSWNLVQLEKLEISECEELKNIIDVKREEESREEIDVGDNDNKRHGSIFPKLKVLDIEGCHRLESILPFLSSQDFPVLEAILIRKCDELKYIFSQYQHVELKSLKKMLLCQLPNFIDFFPKCYDSMSSPVNESYSTPRDGFKEQIQLDPIKCNIFSWTYICCHGDKFGSSSTTRIPLVSGDQPQDYSIASVSNSHNLHIWERTQCLLVQPHIMCNIKEIVLSHFLKIKSVFILSVAPRMLETLTITNCDELKHIVIDTGDHDSSGNNWGNVFPTLKRLYVEDCMKLEYIFGQYTIDHQNQTEIHLHLPALQNLILRNLPSLVAMCPKQYCTTFPNLKVLELKKCSRVDIKSIGDFIFHSVSKSQDSTIMKELSVKHFIALESLMVNNSKAENIFCFDEMDGQPLNLGLQKIELSDMHDMNYLFGGPKNSFSLKNLTKIIIVRCEILEVVFSTSSLRCLSKLVDLRIEECKELKHIIEDDLQNQNMSNSFPKLKVLVVVKCCKLKYVFPVSMCKEFLELEVLIIREADELEEIFKSEGDQKVKIPKLNFVVFDKLPSLFFTQGIQFQTAKNRFIQNCQKLSLTSAYTPYDMVEVYHFFLNSTDYETYEVFRSLFRQLQEESNGRDSVNENPSAETTKYFVTVGLEVETALRYSSSKIQMKQTPEAEHEFVENDPDLEIPPVAILPTNSIELVNEHSTSQQCLMNQQHPLGEFDTTVKSSRENNFVEEGTALTNANTITPSTHLELVSSSKEQDVDVGDSLGTTKTNDDQVSLNDDVVVKVTSTSEEQFPKDDEFRVSKSKPSPSNSIPLPLAFQTPSMPSKGNPSQIVKDLSSPSHVTWELEELVSKKHLDYKNLSLLTDFLVKYPSVLLRDTSLSNRYKGYAYNCLAELLKFLQTNSVLDVLGSSQNEFVELLQDVRRCAFDKDWLDGVEKRAMFPDLQFSQDVFQKLLDSKKQVTKDVEVMRLKIDILAQQMEDFNHQLTSSEAVLESIIQKEAEILETKAALSAPLGY; encoded by the exons ATGAAGGATGAAAAAGCCAAGCGATTGTTCCTCTTATCTTCTATATTCCCAGAAGATAAAGAAATTTCTGTTGAAATTCTAACTAGACTTGGCATTGGAACGGGCCTTTTTGGGGAAGATTATGGCCGCTACGATGATACTCGAAACCAAGTAGTTGTTGCCAAAAATAAACTCATAGATTCTTGTTTGTTGTTGGATGTCGGTGAAAGACATGTAAAAATGCATGATTTAGTTCGTGATGCGGCTCAATGGATAGCGAACAAAGAGATTCGGGGTGTAAATTTATCTATCAAAGATCAAAAGTTATTGgttcaaaaagaaataaatattaaatatttattatgtgaaGGGAAGGACATGGATTTGTTTTCTTGTAAATTTGAGTGTTCAAAACTTGAGATTCTAATTGTCGATATAGATAGAGATGAAAGCCATAAATGTATGGAAGTCccaaattctttttttaaaaatattgtcaagcTTCGAGTTTTATACTTTACAGGTAATGAAGAACAACCTCTATCATTACCACAATCAATTCAGTCATTGACGAATATTCGATCTTTGTTGGTTGATAAAGTGGATTTAGGTGACATCTCTGTTTTGGGAAAGCTGGAAAGTCTTGAGACTCTTGATTTGGTGTCCTGCACAATCAATGAATTGCCATTCGAAATTACAAAATTGggaaaatttaaattgttgaaCTTGGATAATTGTGAAATTCGAAGGAATAATCCATTTGAGGTCATTGAAAAATGCTCATCACTTGAAGAGTTATATTTCATAGAGAGTTTTAACGGTTTTTGTCGAGAAATAGCCATACCTGAGTTGCAAAGGTATCGTATTTGTAACAACTGGGATATAATGAATTATTCACAATCAAGGTATTTGAGTTTTTGTGCTAGTGATGATGCATCTGTTTTTTCAGAAGCAACGTTCAAGTATTTCATGCGAACAACAGAGTTTCTTCGACTAATAGGAATTAAGAGGGGATGGAGAAATCTCATGCCTGAGATTGTTCCTATAGGTCAAGGTATGGATGATCTTGTTGAGCTTCGCTTGAGTTGTATTTCACAGTTACAGTGTCTCATTGACTCTATTGGTTCTCAAGTACCAAGTCTTTTGTCCAAGTTGGTTGTACTAGAATTGGATACGATGGAAAATTTGGAAGAACTATTCAATGGTTCCTTATCCTTTGACTCTTTGAAGAATTTAGAGATGCTATCAATGAAGcagtgtaaaaaatttaaaagattgtttaaTTGCACGCTAAATCTCTGCAATCTGAAGACCTTGATACTGGAGAAATGCCCAATGTTGGTTTCCCTATTTCCATTGATGTCTTGGAATCTGGTGCAGCTAGAGAAATTGGAAATATCTGAATGTGAGGAATTGAAAAACATAATAGATGTAAAAAGAGAGGAGGAATCAAGAGAAGAAATAGATGTTGGTGATAATGATAACAAGAGGCATGGCTCGatttttccaaaattaaaaGTTCTTGATATTGAGGGATGTCACCGATTAGAATCGATACTTCCCTTCCTCTCTTCTCAAGATTTTCCAGTACTAGAAGCTATCTTAATAAGAAAATGTGATGAGCTGAAATACATATTTAGCCAATACCAACATGTTGAACTCAAGTCACTAAAAAAAATGCTGCTCTGTCAATTACCAAATTTCATAGACTTTTTTCCAAAATGCTATGATTCCATGTCTTCGCCTGTGAATGAGTCATATTCCACTCCCAGAGATGGTTTCAAGGAACAAATACAATTGGACCCTATCAAATGCAATATCTTCTCTTGGACTTATATATGTTGTCATGGTGATAAATTTGGGAGTTCGTCAACAACTAGAATTCCATTGGTTTCTGGGGATCAACCACAGGACTACTCAATCGCATCG GTATCAAATTCACACAATCTTCATATATGGGAACGTACTCAATGTCTTTTGGTACAACCACATATCATGTGCAATATTAAAGAGATTGTGCTGTCTCATTTTTTGAAGATAAAATCGGTGTTTATCCTATCTGTTGCTCCAAGAATGTTGGAAACTTTGACAATTACGAACTGTGATGAATTGAAGCACATAGTGATAGACACCGGAGATCATGACAGTAGTGGCAATAATTGGGGCAATGTCTTCCCTACATTGAAAAGGCTCTACGTTGAAGATTGCATGAAATTGGAATACATATTTGGACAATACACTATTGACCATCAAAACCAAACTGAGATTCACCTTCATCTTCCAGCATTGCAAAATCTCATTCTTCGCAATTTGCCAAGTTTAGTCGCCATGTGTCCCAAACAATATTGCACAACATTTCCAAATTTGAAAGTacttgaactaaaaaaatgctCCCGAGTTGATATCAAATCTATTGGTGATTTCATTTTTCATTCGGTTTCAAAATCTCAAGACAGTACAATCATGAAG GAATTGAGTGTGAAACATTTTATTGCTTTGGAGAGTCTCATGGTAAATAACTCCAAAgcagaaaatatattttgtttcgaTGAAATGGATGGACAACCACTGAACTTAGGGTTGCAAAAGATTGAGTTATCTGATATGCATGATATGAATTACCTTTTTGGGGGACCCAAAAATTCTTTTTCCCTGAAAAACCTTACAAAGATAATAATCGTGCGATGTGAAATATTGGAAGTAGTTTTCTCCACTTCTAGTTTAAGATGCCTATCAAAATTGGTTGATCTAAGAATAGAAGAATGCAAGGAGTTGAAGCATATCATTGAAGATGATTTGCAGAATCAAAACATGTCGAATTCCTTCCCAAAGCTAAAAGTACTTGTTGTAGTAAAGTGCTGCAAGTTGAAATATGTCTTTCCGGTCTCGATGTGTAAAGAGTTTCTTGAGCTAGAGGTGCTAATTATAAGAGAAGCAGATGAACTGGAGGAAATATTCAAAAGTGAAGGTGATCAAAAAGTCAAGATTCCAAAACTAAATTTTGTAGTATTTGACAAACTACCAAGCCTCTTCTTCACCCAAGGAATTCAATTTCAGACAGCAAAAAATCGTTTTAtacaaaattgtcaaaaactctcTTTGACTTCAGCATATACTCCCTATGACATGGTTGAAGTTTATCACTTTTTCTTAAACAGTACAG ATTATGAAACATATGAAGTCTTTCGGAGTCTATTTCGACAATTACAAGAAGAGTCCAATGGTCGCGATAGTGTTAATGAAAATCCAAGTGCAGAAACCACTAAATATTTTGTTACTGTTGGGTTGGAAGTTGAAACAGCATTACGCTATTCTTCTTCAAAG ATacaaatgaaacaaacaccagAAGCAGAGCATGAATTTGTTGAAAATGATCCTGATTTAGAGATACCACCAGTAGCAATATTACCAACAAATTCAATA GAGTTGGTGAATGAACATTCAACGAGTCAACAATGTTTGATGAACCAACAACATCCACTTGGAGAATTTGATACTACCGTCAAATCTTCTCGGGAAAATAAT TTTGTTGAAGAAGGAACTGCATTAACAAATGCCAACACAATAACACCCTCAACTCATTTAGAATTAGTCAGTTCATCAAAG GAACAAGATGTTGATGTTGGAGACTCTTTGGGAACTACCAAGACTAATGATGATCAAG TTTCTCTAAATGATGATGTTGTCGTGAAAGTAACCTCAACTAGTGAGGAGCAGTTTCCTAAGGATGATGAATTTAGAGTTTCAAAATCTAAGCCCTCTCCAAGCAATAGCATTCCTTTGCCTCTTGCATTTCAGACTCCTTCCATGCCTTCTAAAG GGAACCCTTCTCAAATAGTGAAAGATTTAAGTTCTCCTTCTCATGTCACATGGGAGCTTGAGGAACTGGTCTCCAAGAAGCATTTGGATTACAAGAACTTGTCTTTGTTGACTGACTTTCTTGTTAAGTATCCTTCAGTTCTTTTAAGGGACACTTCACTTAGTAACCGATACAAGGGTTATGCATACAACTGCCTAGCTGAGCTATTGAAATTCCTCCAAACCAATAGTGTGTTGGATGTGTTAGGTTCAAGCCAAAATGAATTTGTTGAGTTATTACAAGATGTACGCAGATGTGCTTTTGATAAGGATTGGTTGGATGGTGTCGAAAAGCGCGCTATGTTTCCTGATTTGCAATTTTCTCAAGATGTATTCCAAAAGTTATTGGATTCCAAGAAACAGGTTACCAAGGATGTTGAAGTGATGCGTTTGAAGATTGACATTTTAGCTCAACAAATGGAAGATTTTAACCATCAATTGACCTCATCTGAAGCTGTTTTGGAGAGTATCATTCAAAAGGAGGCAGAAATTTTAGAAACTAAGGCTGCTTTAAGTGCCCCTCTTGGCTATTAG
- the LOC101504500 gene encoding uncharacterized protein isoform X2 codes for MKDEKAKRLFLLSSIFPEDKEISVEILTRLGIGTGLFGEDYGRYDDTRNQVVVAKNKLIDSCLLLDVGERHVKMHDLVRDAAQWIANKEIRGVNLSIKDQKLLVQKEINIKYLLCEGKDMDLFSCKFECSKLEILIVDIDRDESHKCMEVPNSFFKNIVKLRVLYFTGNEEQPLSLPQSIQSLTNIRSLLVDKVDLGDISVLGKLESLETLDLVSCTINELPFEITKLGKFKLLNLDNCEIRRNNPFEVIEKCSSLEELYFIESFNGFCREIAIPELQRYRICNNWDIMNYSQSRYLSFCASDDASVFSEATFKYFMRTTEFLRLIGIKRGWRNLMPEIVPIGQGMDDLVELRLSCISQLQCLIDSIGSQVPSLLSKLVVLELDTMENLEELFNGSLSFDSLKNLEMLSMKQCKKFKRLFNCTLNLCNLKTLILEKCPMLVSLFPLMSWNLVQLEKLEISECEELKNIIDVKREEESREEIDVGDNDNKRHGSIFPKLKVLDIEGCHRLESILPFLSSQDFPVLEAILIRKCDELKYIFSQYQHVELKSLKKMLLCQLPNFIDFFPKCYDSMSSPVNESYSTPRDGFKEQIQLDPIKCNIFSWTYICCHGDKFGSSSTTRIPLVSGDQPQDYSIASVSNSHNLHIWERTQCLLVQPHIMCNIKEIVLSHFLKIKSVFILSVAPRMLETLTITNCDELKHIVIDTGDHDSSGNNWGNVFPTLKRLYVEDCMKLEYIFGQYTIDHQNQTEIHLHLPALQNLILRNLPSLVAMCPKQYCTTFPNLKVLELKKCSRVDIKSIGDFIFHSVSKSQDSTIMKELSVKHFIALESLMVNNSKAENIFCFDEMDGQPLNLGLQKIELSDMHDMNYLFGGPKNSFSLKNLTKIIIVRCEILEVVFSTSSLRCLSKLVDLRIEECKELKHIIEDDLQNQNMSNSFPKLKVLVVVKCCKLKYVFPVSMCKEFLELEVLIIREADELEEIFKSEGDQKVKIPKLNFVVFDKLPSLFFTQGIQFQTAKNRFIQNCQKLSLTSAYTPYDMVEVYHFFLNSTDYETYEVFRSLFRQLQEESNGRDSVNENPSAETTKYFVTVGLEVETALRYSSSKIQMKQTPEAEHEFVENDPDLEIPPVAILPTNSIELVNEHSTSQQCLMNQQHPLGEFDTTVKSSRENNCLKETEDQNIQEDYTPEKTVAATLFTISMT; via the exons ATGAAGGATGAAAAAGCCAAGCGATTGTTCCTCTTATCTTCTATATTCCCAGAAGATAAAGAAATTTCTGTTGAAATTCTAACTAGACTTGGCATTGGAACGGGCCTTTTTGGGGAAGATTATGGCCGCTACGATGATACTCGAAACCAAGTAGTTGTTGCCAAAAATAAACTCATAGATTCTTGTTTGTTGTTGGATGTCGGTGAAAGACATGTAAAAATGCATGATTTAGTTCGTGATGCGGCTCAATGGATAGCGAACAAAGAGATTCGGGGTGTAAATTTATCTATCAAAGATCAAAAGTTATTGgttcaaaaagaaataaatattaaatatttattatgtgaaGGGAAGGACATGGATTTGTTTTCTTGTAAATTTGAGTGTTCAAAACTTGAGATTCTAATTGTCGATATAGATAGAGATGAAAGCCATAAATGTATGGAAGTCccaaattctttttttaaaaatattgtcaagcTTCGAGTTTTATACTTTACAGGTAATGAAGAACAACCTCTATCATTACCACAATCAATTCAGTCATTGACGAATATTCGATCTTTGTTGGTTGATAAAGTGGATTTAGGTGACATCTCTGTTTTGGGAAAGCTGGAAAGTCTTGAGACTCTTGATTTGGTGTCCTGCACAATCAATGAATTGCCATTCGAAATTACAAAATTGggaaaatttaaattgttgaaCTTGGATAATTGTGAAATTCGAAGGAATAATCCATTTGAGGTCATTGAAAAATGCTCATCACTTGAAGAGTTATATTTCATAGAGAGTTTTAACGGTTTTTGTCGAGAAATAGCCATACCTGAGTTGCAAAGGTATCGTATTTGTAACAACTGGGATATAATGAATTATTCACAATCAAGGTATTTGAGTTTTTGTGCTAGTGATGATGCATCTGTTTTTTCAGAAGCAACGTTCAAGTATTTCATGCGAACAACAGAGTTTCTTCGACTAATAGGAATTAAGAGGGGATGGAGAAATCTCATGCCTGAGATTGTTCCTATAGGTCAAGGTATGGATGATCTTGTTGAGCTTCGCTTGAGTTGTATTTCACAGTTACAGTGTCTCATTGACTCTATTGGTTCTCAAGTACCAAGTCTTTTGTCCAAGTTGGTTGTACTAGAATTGGATACGATGGAAAATTTGGAAGAACTATTCAATGGTTCCTTATCCTTTGACTCTTTGAAGAATTTAGAGATGCTATCAATGAAGcagtgtaaaaaatttaaaagattgtttaaTTGCACGCTAAATCTCTGCAATCTGAAGACCTTGATACTGGAGAAATGCCCAATGTTGGTTTCCCTATTTCCATTGATGTCTTGGAATCTGGTGCAGCTAGAGAAATTGGAAATATCTGAATGTGAGGAATTGAAAAACATAATAGATGTAAAAAGAGAGGAGGAATCAAGAGAAGAAATAGATGTTGGTGATAATGATAACAAGAGGCATGGCTCGatttttccaaaattaaaaGTTCTTGATATTGAGGGATGTCACCGATTAGAATCGATACTTCCCTTCCTCTCTTCTCAAGATTTTCCAGTACTAGAAGCTATCTTAATAAGAAAATGTGATGAGCTGAAATACATATTTAGCCAATACCAACATGTTGAACTCAAGTCACTAAAAAAAATGCTGCTCTGTCAATTACCAAATTTCATAGACTTTTTTCCAAAATGCTATGATTCCATGTCTTCGCCTGTGAATGAGTCATATTCCACTCCCAGAGATGGTTTCAAGGAACAAATACAATTGGACCCTATCAAATGCAATATCTTCTCTTGGACTTATATATGTTGTCATGGTGATAAATTTGGGAGTTCGTCAACAACTAGAATTCCATTGGTTTCTGGGGATCAACCACAGGACTACTCAATCGCATCG GTATCAAATTCACACAATCTTCATATATGGGAACGTACTCAATGTCTTTTGGTACAACCACATATCATGTGCAATATTAAAGAGATTGTGCTGTCTCATTTTTTGAAGATAAAATCGGTGTTTATCCTATCTGTTGCTCCAAGAATGTTGGAAACTTTGACAATTACGAACTGTGATGAATTGAAGCACATAGTGATAGACACCGGAGATCATGACAGTAGTGGCAATAATTGGGGCAATGTCTTCCCTACATTGAAAAGGCTCTACGTTGAAGATTGCATGAAATTGGAATACATATTTGGACAATACACTATTGACCATCAAAACCAAACTGAGATTCACCTTCATCTTCCAGCATTGCAAAATCTCATTCTTCGCAATTTGCCAAGTTTAGTCGCCATGTGTCCCAAACAATATTGCACAACATTTCCAAATTTGAAAGTacttgaactaaaaaaatgctCCCGAGTTGATATCAAATCTATTGGTGATTTCATTTTTCATTCGGTTTCAAAATCTCAAGACAGTACAATCATGAAG GAATTGAGTGTGAAACATTTTATTGCTTTGGAGAGTCTCATGGTAAATAACTCCAAAgcagaaaatatattttgtttcgaTGAAATGGATGGACAACCACTGAACTTAGGGTTGCAAAAGATTGAGTTATCTGATATGCATGATATGAATTACCTTTTTGGGGGACCCAAAAATTCTTTTTCCCTGAAAAACCTTACAAAGATAATAATCGTGCGATGTGAAATATTGGAAGTAGTTTTCTCCACTTCTAGTTTAAGATGCCTATCAAAATTGGTTGATCTAAGAATAGAAGAATGCAAGGAGTTGAAGCATATCATTGAAGATGATTTGCAGAATCAAAACATGTCGAATTCCTTCCCAAAGCTAAAAGTACTTGTTGTAGTAAAGTGCTGCAAGTTGAAATATGTCTTTCCGGTCTCGATGTGTAAAGAGTTTCTTGAGCTAGAGGTGCTAATTATAAGAGAAGCAGATGAACTGGAGGAAATATTCAAAAGTGAAGGTGATCAAAAAGTCAAGATTCCAAAACTAAATTTTGTAGTATTTGACAAACTACCAAGCCTCTTCTTCACCCAAGGAATTCAATTTCAGACAGCAAAAAATCGTTTTAtacaaaattgtcaaaaactctcTTTGACTTCAGCATATACTCCCTATGACATGGTTGAAGTTTATCACTTTTTCTTAAACAGTACAG ATTATGAAACATATGAAGTCTTTCGGAGTCTATTTCGACAATTACAAGAAGAGTCCAATGGTCGCGATAGTGTTAATGAAAATCCAAGTGCAGAAACCACTAAATATTTTGTTACTGTTGGGTTGGAAGTTGAAACAGCATTACGCTATTCTTCTTCAAAG ATacaaatgaaacaaacaccagAAGCAGAGCATGAATTTGTTGAAAATGATCCTGATTTAGAGATACCACCAGTAGCAATATTACCAACAAATTCAATA GAGTTGGTGAATGAACATTCAACGAGTCAACAATGTTTGATGAACCAACAACATCCACTTGGAGAATTTGATACTACCGTCAAATCTTCTCGGGAAAATAAT TGTTTGAAAGAAACAGAGGACCAAAATATTCAAGAGGATTATACGCCAGAAAAAACTGTTGCAGCAACTCTGTTTACCATTTCTATGACTTAA